One Nicotiana tomentosiformis chromosome 1, ASM39032v3, whole genome shotgun sequence genomic window, TGCAATACACATGCACATACAAAAGAGATCAAAAAACAAATGGCGGCCAACATTGCAAGGATTGAATCATTACTCATAGGCTAGAATGATGGCTCAAATTTTGTTATAAGTGTAACTAGTATAGTTTAATATTATTATCTTAATTTGGAGGTGGATGGTCTGCATCTGCCTGGTTttgtaaagaaatattttttgatgAAATGGAAAGtctgtttaataaaaaaataaaaaaaagaacaagaacaagaacaagaacaaaaacaagaagaagaagaagaagaagaacaagaacaCGAACAAGTAAATTCCTAAAATCTGATGAatcggtgtaacgacccgatcggtcgttttgagaatttacgtcCCGTTATGTGGCTTAAGGAgtagtaagagttgaccggagtttgacttttatatatatgactccggaatggtgtttcgataattccaatagctttctatgataattttggacttaggcatatgtcctgATTTGGAATTGGAGgtttgtaggttgatttgatgcattttggcaaaagttgtaAAGTTAAAGATTTGGAAGATTGAGAGGGTTGACCAAGAgtttactttgttgatatcgggtttggattgggattacgggagttggtatagctctattgtgtcatttgggacttgcatgaaaaATATGACGTCaattcgggttgatttgatatgattcggtgcGAGTTGtaaaagtttaaagtttatgagttcattaagttcgatttgaggtatgattcatagttttgatgttgttagatgtgatttgagggatcgagcaggtccgcattacattatggaacttgttggtatgttcggacggggtccctggGCCCGACTGTGTTTCAGACGGGTTTCGAATCATTTGGATCATGTTGGGTAAAGCTAGTTTGGGAAGGGGTCTGGTATGGTCACACCTGCAGACCACTGGGCGCATGTGCGGACGAGAAGGGGCGCAGAAGCGAAAGCAAGGCTAGATGAGAAAGACCATAGAAGTGAAAGCCTGGGCACGTCTGcgtatccgcagaagcggaagactGAGCGCGAAAGCGCATTCCTAGTCGCAGAAGCGATATTTGACTAAGGTATGGTATTTTCTCATAAACTGATTATTGGCCACAGAAGCGACCGTCACAGAAGAAACCTTTGGACCGCAAAAGCTGAATCCTTAGCAGATTGTTTAAATTTCGAGTGTTTTTCCATTTTtagcatatcttgagttgtagacctcggttttgggtgattttggagggattcttcacgatttggactggggtaagtgttctttacccggattttgattatatttcatgattccatatttgtttttatcattaaattagtgatttgaattgcaTAAAATTGGTGATTTTTGTAAAACCTTTCTAAAATGTAAAATACTAATTTGATGTTGGAATTGaatattttggtatggttggactgatatcggaatgagtgttcagattttgtgagttttgtcgggttccgaggtatgTGTCTGAGGTTGAATTTTGGGATCGcaactttattatccagaattgttcctatggtttttatttatgatattgcaAGATTTGGTCCGCTCGGAGGTTTGTTTCACATgaaaaggtcattttagagtattggtttggcttctttgaggtaagtatcttgtctaatttTGTGGGGGGgagctaccccttaggatttgggttgattgtgttatttgaattatgtgaaagacgtgtacgcgAGATgtcgagtgcgtactcgggcttatatgtgaaaattgaccggtttagacttttaggcttcttttatatatttgtttgaaattgttagcacatgttatatcttttatttgtctTGTTTACTCTCTCGTACCTTATTTGAAGTTTTTAGTACATGCGATGTCCcttacttgtcaagtttactcttatatactttatttgaagttgttgcctcttttatcattatgtggcTTCCTTTATTATGGAGTTATTCTTAATTTAatttgttgttacatgatatccttttgtttcCGGGTTATTATCATGCATTTAGAAGTAGTTCTAGttcatgccatctctttcattgttagcttatttCATACACTAGGATCTgaagttgccatttcatggaaatgcCTTCATTAGCGAGTTTACccttaagcaattaattgaagttgaagttattgaaagccattgatctattttaattgaagttgtgtttaaagggggaGTTGTTGTAGCACCCCGGAAAAGTTCGAAAtatttaagcgctattaagaaagttgatgtgcgctattgatattattttgtgtgcatacgaggactattaatatgatggatatcaattggatatgataataagtgtatgaggcatattataagtgatgtggggtctaaggatagccctaagtccaagtcaagttggaaattacatgatagactaaagttccaaataggTACGCACACGACCAAACTTTAGATGAgcatatatacaaatatataaggagttatgtgatggacaacctattaaataaaatatattcgagtctagtttctaacgcttcaaaccgtttatcatttgaatattcctacaaaaagttatgatcaaattaccgaAGGCTGGCAGAGGAGTCTGCGGATGAGAAGCATCCGGGGTCGCGTCTGAAAGAatggctggcagtgaagtgctgccatagcatccaaggccgcgtccgaaacccataaatctgggcctataaataccaAGTCAGGGGAgagagtattttgagtattgggggttagggttcttgaggtgaaggggcgattttaagctcaaatcaagtccaatcaaccaaggtaagttgttaatgttgttttgggttgattcttactcaatatacatgagttctaacatcattcttgcatccaaatactagatttcatcatcaaatcctcaagaacattaaaatcaccaaagttgtgatttttcaagattgagctactagaggtaatttcaatgcttcaaactcatttattatgagtagttagaagtatttgaagcatttgttacaagttttaattgttgaaagattggattataaaactcttgTTAATGGCATGAATATTACTttagagaaaataagagagaagatgactggtaatcttggcgatgaaatttatgaatacaatgaacctatggaattatttgttagcaaaagatggaagtgatcaactaatcacccgaattgtatattttgcaagtgttgattatggaagacgatgaatagtaatttggtggaaatggacaattgatgtagtatcattaatgacttcgaacgggtattaaaacataagaatgaagttgaatggtcaagcatgtaaaactatttggcgatttgagttgttggaggcttgtagccaactaatgagccatatatggatgttgatcaatatcttaAATCATATTTTGATACAATTAGAATATCTAATTGTTGATATTGACTTGTTGGTGATATTGAtcattttaatcaacattggaatgatggaggaggattgaaagctagtgaatgttaataaagcgaaagcgaggtaagttgattaaacttactcttcttgagggactttttctaaaagcatgtttcgagttaatacttaagttgtttgcaaatgtgctttcgtgcttatggggacaaacaagtacggatgtctccatgtattaaattattatgttgcatatgtagtgtcatgtattataaaattttattttaaatcttgttggcaaaatgacactcaaggtaaatgttataagtttttatcaaaacttacgtattgacaagagtatacatatttgagtgctaaataTAAGTTTTCATGGAAAGAATTTCTTTTTGAAATTGAAGAGCAGAATaacacttgtggtatcttttaaagattgatgttaaattgctaatggctttagcatgtaaaaggttatttatttaaattttgttcaaatgatttagattttctgtaaatgctatgatttgataaaaatagatcatttgaggctactatgctatgaatatatttttgaagtatcaaatgatttgggagttacttgtgttcaccgagattggcttcggatatatcgtgttcgttgtcatgaaactaTATGTGTCGGTataggcgtagatggccactttgtggtatagactatggCATAGTGCTCTCCCTTGAGagggtactattttgtgctattattagcatggctgggtcgattcgtacggcactacgatgagacgacctgagcaagtagggtatatgatacttgccgctaggtacataacctagttgaccttcttatgttggtgatggtatagtactcccagtgaaaggtaaggatgattttcttttgtttagacctaaggagccgaaagtgattttgatgacttaaagcaaatagaatgattttgtatgattttatccaaacttttggattgatgtaaatattttaaaattttatattgtgggttatatttcacttggttgttatttaaaataacaaaggtcattaattgataaaatttcttatcgttttatatcaaatattggtgcattatttttataaagtttgtcccaagaacttaagttagagagagtctatgacacttattgagtactgtTGTGGTATACTCAGCCCTTATCCCCCCTCCCCTCCAGGGCcctgcttactttacatgtttcaggatgatgtatgatacgtggcatgcaGTCAGGCTAGGATAACTCTCTTTTCCGAGGTATTATGAAGAACCATttttatttcgtggtagctatcatattctttcttaatttattttgttgaaattactCCAACTAttggttctattctttggtataaaGGCTCCAAagatagttgtgaaaggttgtagtaacggagttgtacacgacatacatgaaagtatatttattttacttagtctcattgttattatcataaAAGACGTCATGTGTtattttgaattgaaaaatattttatcatttaacttgaaaatgtatatgattttcaaggagcttccgcagttaaattggttttcatgcatatgatttgggtgcatcgcatggtttggttcgctcgggttgggtagtgtgccgggtgccggtcacgtgattttgggtcgtgacaaacttggtatcaaagcactaggttctaaGTCAAAATCTAGGAAGTCTATGGAGCCGTGtcaagtagagtccctcttatcggtgtgttgccggCAAATTGCTATAACAAGGAGGCTACAATGGCATCTAGGGTGTTTTACTTTCTTCATACTCCAGATCGTACATTTGTGCCTCAAGTGAAAGTATGGATTCTTGATCGTATTAATTACCTGTTGTGGAAGATATAGAAGTGACGAGAATAAATCTCAAGGCTCAAGTTATAATACAAGATGTTTGGGCTAATAGCCCGAAAGTGTCAGAATTGCTCAAATGGAAAGATAAGTCGAGAATGGATTGGGATTTATATAGTCAACACATATAACTTTGGtgaataagaattttcaaatgaaTATTGATGGCTTATGGAAAAAAGATTGAGATTTCGATGCCAGCTAGTGCTGTCAGAATAGAGCCAAAGCGtacaaaaaattatattaaagGAGGTGAAAGAGGGAACCTCAAAAGAGTAAGGCCCTAATCTAGAATTTAGATTTTTAGGCAAGATGTTAAAACGATCGGTCACTATGACGGTCACTACTAATGAGTGTGTCAAAGGTACAAAGAAGAAAACACAATAGTTCCAAGATAAATGGGAAGGTTGTATTTCAAATTATCATGATGAGGTATCGAggaatgataaaaaaaaaatcaaattggtAAGATAATGTGAATCAACCAAGTTCGTAGAAATCACATGGTGACTTATAAGAATGAAGGCTTATTTGGGATAATATCAAGAATGACCAAAATCATCGGGGGAGGGGGGGTGTAAGGAAACCATCAAGACTTTTAGAAAGTGGACAAGTCAAGATAAAAGAGATGATTCGCACTCTCGCTATGGATTGGGATATTCTCAACATGACGAAGCTGTCATTATGGTAATGTCACATGTAAGGAAGTAAATTGTAAAGGGTATTCGAAGCATATCATAAGTATGATAAGGGTAGGTGAACTTTGAATGCCTCACAGTTAACGAATGAGATATTAACAGATGTTGACATTCAATGATGCATACCAATGTATGCGTGGATAAGATAGGTGGGACTTAAATGGGTAAGTAAGTAAACTTAAGGCATGATATACACAAAGATGTACCTTGAAAAGGTACAAGAAGCAACATAGGTTACCAGAGGAGGTAAAATGATGTGGAATGATAACCTTGGGTTTGACTAGTTAAGATTCGTCCTTTTGAACTTGTGGAAATTGAGAATTTTCAAATGTAAGCTCCAAAGTACTTATGCATGTATCAAGTGAAGCGATTAAATTAGGATTTGATGGACCCTTATGAATTATGAGAAATGAACATTTGAAATAATGTATCAGGCAAAGTAATCATTTATGACAAGTGGTCAATACTATATATGTTGTGGGAACTTGGCTCCAAACTATAAGAGTTTATTTTTACCTTTCTCAGAGCAATCTGATCGCTTAAGGACCAAGAGCTTGAAAATGGTAAGGGTATGTGTGGGAGTTGAGAGGTTACAAGTATCCAAATGTTATAGAGTGATGTATTAGGAATCCCTAACATATTATGCACGGGGATGGGATTGAAGATACAAAAGAAATTACCGTACGATGATCGGTGTACCCACGAACTAAATTCCATAAATAATGGAAAATATACAAGTACTTATATTAATTGCACAAAGCACGATGATGTAAAGATGGGATATTAACAATAGTTAAAAAAAATTTAGGATGACGACATGAAGATGGATTGTACGCTTCTTACATATAGTATTCTGAAAGTGGTGTATATTATGGAAAATTTTATGAATGTAATATGGGTTTAGTATGAAGGATTCGTACTTGTTAAAATATATAAGCATGGACTACGAGGTGTAAGGTAGTCGTACTTGCTAGAAGGTATTTCAGGATGGATTGAAGGGTATAATGTCAGACTAGGGATTCTGAATATAAAACGAACTTGAAAGGTGATATGCTAaccatattattattattgtaagaGCAGAAATAGTATCATGATACTTTAGTATGGAAAGGAATAAGGAAATATTTAACGAGAATAACCATTCTATcctattttcaaaataaaaagcAATACAAGTGTAATGACAAAATAAGGTTTGGGTTTGATAAAATAAAATGGTGAAATGAGATATCGAGTTGGGAAAAATAAATGGTGGCAGCAAATGAGCATGTATATGATTAGATGTAAGTTTACCTACGAGGTAAGAATTTAATGAAGTCTTGGAGTGTTAGGTTCGAGCTAAAGAGTTGGGTTTTACGCttaagtgggggggggggggggtcagaGTAGCTTAAGAATTGGGTTTTACGCTTAAGTTGGACTTATGGGAATTCTGTTGGCAtaagttctggtgtaatcgcatttGCGGGAttttgaccgcagatgcggagccccAGAAGCAGCGAGTGGTGCACGGGTAGGTAAGAAGAATTGGGGAGGTTGCTTGGGAGTGCAGGTGTGAAAGGACTCCACATCTACGAGTCCGCTAAAGCGGCTGGGAATCGCAAAAGCAGAGGCAAGATAGAAGCTGAGGGATCACAAGTGCGTACATGAATCCATAGAAGAAAAGTCGCTTCTACGAGGATGGGACCGTAAAAGTAGAAATGAGCATGAGGACCAAGGACCGCAGGTGAGGACCCGTAGAAGCGGTGggttagccgcagaagcggcatgtCGGGATTCTTAGTGGGCTTCGTAGAAGCGTGAGTTTTTTGGAAAAGCGGAATCGCAAGTCCGATCAattggtccgcagatgcgaaattgcTGCCAGAAGAATAAAATCAAAGGGTTTAgttgtttttctcatttttaggATTTTGAAGTTCGTACTAAGGCAAATTTTTGAGAGATTTCCACCTAGATTGAATAGGTAAGTGACTTTTGATCACTTTTGTTCATAAATATTaaatacccattgattattacacctagtttcatgaatctaagttagaatttggggatttttggatTATGTATTGGAGAATGAAAATTGAGCATTTAGAGGTCGATTTCTGGATGGAATtggatgaatttagtatggttggactcgtaattaaaagGATGTTCGGATTTTAtcaattttgtcgggttctgaggttcGGGccctaggttgactttttgaatttggttaaagatcttagattTATCGTAGGGAATCGATtcttatagcttgtattgattatattaagttgtccGTGACTAGATTCGAATCGCTCAGAGGCAATTCGCAAGGCAATGGTTTGTTGGAGCTTTGAATTGCGCACTTTGAGGTAAATAAcacatctaaacttggatttgagggtatttaaccctaaGAACTATGTTATATGGAAGATAATGGGTTGACGTACGTGCtcggtgacgggcgtgtgtgtgTGCACGGTGTGTTCATGATTTGGGAAGGCCTTTAGACTATTACCgggcttgttttgctatcatatcATGTTATCCCCACGTTCTCTATTAGACATTATATCTAGGCTATGTGCTAACtgtttgagacttgatagggctATTCTCTTTGTCTCTGAGTTATACACCTTACTTGCACACATGTTCTCAGTCATGATACTATATCCGTGAATAATATCTTTATCTCAATACTTTTATTTGATTCCTCATATGTTGTTGATACCTCTTAAGGGTAATTCTATTAAACTGAGTATTTGAAATGTATTTATTTGAGACTTGAATGACAAACGACTGAGTTTGGACCTTAGAGCCAGTTTGGTACTGATTTTGGGGTGATGTGTACGCTaggcccatattgggctaagtgttattGTTTTGGGGCGACGCATGCACCAGGACTCTTTATTGGGCTAAatgattatgattagcgcttgggcaggatccgcccctccgaagtctgacatGCACATTATTTCACATATGTACTTGATGATGGTCAGTTATGTCAGGCACCCGTATAGTGCTAACTGTGAATAATCTTGATGGATCCACTATGATACTGTTGATTGACATGTATATCTGACATGTAGGCAAAGAAATTTACTTTCCTCACGCTACCCGATAATTGACCTGCTTTATTTGTGTCGAgctttaactgttatacttgaaagtatgcctaaaTTATTGAAATATTAACAAGCCAAACTTCGTATTATCGAGCTACTATTTCTACGGTTTATCCTTTATATTCTGAAATGTTATCGGTTATTGGTATTGGCATTGGATTATTGTTCTGAACtcgccactactttcaacctaaggttagtgttgttacttattgagtacattgggccagttgtacccatactacactctgcacttcgtatgcagatccaggtatatccgGTCGAAGTGGTTTCCAGGTTTGAGTTATTTCCAGCTTTtgagagactacgaggtagctgccataGCGTCCGCAGTCCTTGAAGTCCTCTTTCTATTATCTTTATCTTTACTGTTCTGACAGTTGTATTAGAGGATTTTGTTTGTACTTTGTTATTCAGTAGTGCtcgtgtactcgttgacaccagattttggggttgGTTGTAGTAGCATTTGTCCCATTTCTTAGATATTCTTATGATATTCTTTCGATGTTGAGTTATTAGTTTATGTTTAATCgatttcattattattattatgtgattgttggcttacctagcgggttgcattaggtaccatcacgacttgTGGGTTTTGGTTCATGGTAGgtatttaaaattttatgatGTTATCACTTTATAGGCTTTATTGAGAACAATATGGATCAATGTATATACCGGAAGATCAGTGAGAGTAAAATTTATTTTCTAATTCTTTATGTGGGGTGATATCTTTTTTGAAGTCAATGATAAGGGAATTCCATATGAGGTGAAATAATTTATCTCTCAAAATTTTGATATGAACGATATGAGCGATGCATATTATGTAATTTGCATTAATATTCATCGAGATAGAGATCGAGGTATTTTAGTTTTATCTCAAGAAACCTATATTACAAAGTTTTAGAGACGTTTCAGATGAAGGATTGTTCACCAAGTTTAGTTCCCATAGTGAAGGATGAAAATTTCAATTTGAACCAGTGCCCGAAGAACGACCTTAAGAGGGAACAAATGAAGAATATTCCATATGCTGCTATTGTTGGGAGCTTGATGTATGATGAGGCTTGTACTAGACATGATATTGCATTTGTTGTTGGAATATTAGAAAGATATCAGAGTAATCCAGGTAATGACTACTTGAGAACAACAAAGAAAGTCTTAAGATACCTTCAAGGGACAAAAGACTACATGATTATGTACAAACCATCAGATAATTTAGAAGTGATTGGCTACTCTAATTCATACTTTGCTGGCTGCATTGATTCATGCAAATCAATATCAGATACATTTGTTGTCTGGTGGAGCTATATCTTGGAAGAGTGCCAAATAGACACTGACTGATACTTTCACTGTAAAGGCTGAGTTTGTTTCTTGTTTTGAGGCTACCTCACATGGTGTATGGTTGAAGAGTTTTATTTCTGGGTATCGACTCGATCTCTAGGCCATTGAGGATACGTTGTGACATTTCATTTGCTGTTTTTATTTGCTAAGAATAACAAAAGTGAGAGTCGAAGCAAGCATATTGACATTAAGTATCTGGCCATAAGAGAATGTGTTAAAGACAAAAAAGTGGTCATTGAATACGTTAGCACTGAATTAATGTTAGCTAATTCTTTAACCAGAGGCGTGCTACTACAGAAATTTAAAGATTATGTAGTTAAAATGGGATttggttctactatataaatTTTTTATTGTCAGAACGAATATTATCGAAACTCTATTTTGTatgatatttctcatatttgtTATTGTGTACACATTCAGTAATTTTGAGAAATATCACTAAAGTGTGACCTAGAATAAACATTGAATTTATTCCTTAAGAAATTTGGGCTACATTTTAGAGGCATAATGTATTGTGATACATTGAAGATACTACTCCCTCTTAAAGGAGTTATCGCCATGATTGTTGTATTATGATTCTCCTTAAAGCATACTTTTGGCATTAATTATATGGAAAAAGTGGGAGAATGTTAGTAACATTTTGTAATGAATGTTTAAGATGATCCATTTAATTTGGACAAGTTGAAACTTCCTCTCCCCATTATGAACCAGCCATCGTTGAATATTGAATTGCCCAGAAACTGCTGCCCATTTTATAACTGCTATAAGATGTTCTTGATGGAATAACACTATAAATAGTGTAGATCTGATTAAGGTCCCGAAGCACTTCTTTTGAACTCCATACCATCTAGACTGAGGTTTGAGTGTTAAGAAGACTCACCGGTAGAAAACTCCCTGCCGACAACGATGACTTTGAACAATGGCCGGATTTAGTAACGCTCAAACAACTCCAGGTAGCAAAAATCAAATTCAAGTTCAAGAGCTCAAGCTTCAAGTTATTAATGTTCTTAAATAGTGACCGGCGGCTAAAGTGGGTTAGAAATTCAAATAGGGACTAGATCGAGTAATATTTTCCCTTAAGTGTagtacaatataattaattttttaaaaattaataatcaaTAAACTGAATAGATTGAAAAAAGTAAATTAAAATAGTTTCAAAAACTTGAACCAAGCCGGCCGATAAACAATTTTATTTCTAAGCAGTGGTTGTAGGCCTAAAAGTTGGGTCACttgtacttttttattttttattcaatCCATTTATCTATGATAAGAAAAATTGTTAAAATTTACCCTAAATTTCGATTTATCTTAAATTCTCCATTCACTTATCCTTTGGTACATAAAagccaaaaaaataaataagaaatgccCAATACTATTGATTTTGTCTCATATTTGAAGCCACATAAATAAATGAGTGATTCAAATATATTCTTAAACTATAATATAAATTGGTTTATATATACTCTTGGTAATAATTTAATGCATACCTATCAATAATAAAAAAGGACAAATGTATccatctatctatattatattaaaagtgagAAACTCTAAACTTGAAaattaaattacttaaatatccttcttatttacctaaatattttattttaaaaaaagtatAAAAAATAAATGCCTGCAATCAACTCAAGACAACCTTTCATTAAGAGTCACAACAGTTGAAGCATTTTCCCGTCTAAAATGAGATGATAAACACGGAGTCAAGGCACCGCTTACTATACAGGCATCAACCAATAGAATATAATAGCACACTGTACACACCCAACTAAACAT contains:
- the LOC138891469 gene encoding secreted RxLR effector protein 161-like yields the protein MKDCSPSLVPIVKDENFNLNQCPKNDLKREQMKNIPYAAIVGSLMYDEACTRHDIAFVVGILERYQSNPGNDYLRTTKKVLRYLQGTKDYMIMYKPSDNLEVIGYSNSYFAGCIDSCKSISDTFVVWWSYILEECQIDTD